A single Candidatus Eisenbacteria bacterium DNA region contains:
- the aroA gene encoding 3-phosphoshikimate 1-carboxyvinyltransferase, with protein MVPRGPLRGETRVPGDKSITQRGILLGALAPGVTRIRGANPGADAAAALGIARQLGARVTASAKEGVLIRGGELRESDRVLDARNSGTALRLATGVLAAQPFLSILTGDSSLRRRPVARVIEPLRALGAELTARQGDRYPPVVVRGRMLQGAAVLTAVPSSQVKSAVLLAGVQAHGVTSVRESTPTRDHTERMLPLFGAPVERDGGAARVRGPASLHATEIEVPGDFSAAAFLLAAAAIVRGSDVTIRSVGVNPTRTAFLDHLARIGARVERGNERLASEEPVADLRVRSGALRGVRLAPDGAPGLIDELPLVAILAAFAEGKTVVRGAEELRVKESDRIGAVAAGLQAIGVDVDVHPDGWTIHGRGGRFRGGTVDAAGDHRIAMAFLVAGLVAREGVTLLGAESSRVSDPGFLSRLRSLVR; from the coding sequence ATCGTGCCGCGGGGCCCGCTCCGCGGCGAGACCCGGGTTCCCGGGGATAAATCAATCACGCAGCGGGGCATCCTCCTCGGAGCGCTGGCGCCCGGCGTGACGCGGATTCGCGGGGCGAACCCGGGGGCGGACGCCGCCGCCGCGCTCGGAATCGCGCGGCAGCTCGGCGCCCGCGTCACCGCCTCGGCCAAGGAGGGTGTCCTGATCCGCGGGGGAGAGCTCCGCGAGAGCGACCGGGTTCTCGACGCTCGAAACTCCGGGACGGCGCTGAGGCTTGCGACCGGAGTTCTCGCCGCCCAGCCCTTTCTCTCGATCCTGACCGGCGATTCCTCCCTGCGGAGACGCCCCGTCGCGCGGGTGATCGAGCCGCTGCGGGCCCTGGGCGCCGAGCTCACCGCGAGGCAAGGGGACCGATATCCGCCGGTCGTCGTGCGCGGCCGGATGCTTCAAGGCGCCGCCGTTCTGACCGCGGTCCCAAGCTCGCAGGTCAAGAGCGCCGTGCTCCTCGCCGGCGTGCAGGCGCACGGTGTGACCTCGGTGCGCGAATCGACTCCGACACGGGACCACACCGAGCGCATGCTGCCGCTCTTCGGCGCCCCCGTCGAGCGGGACGGGGGCGCCGCGCGCGTCCGTGGTCCTGCCTCGCTCCACGCGACCGAGATCGAGGTCCCCGGGGATTTCTCCGCGGCGGCGTTCCTTCTGGCCGCCGCGGCCATCGTGCGCGGATCGGACGTCACGATCCGGAGCGTCGGCGTCAATCCGACGCGGACCGCCTTCCTGGATCACCTCGCGCGGATCGGGGCGCGAGTGGAACGCGGAAACGAGCGTCTCGCCTCGGAGGAGCCGGTGGCCGACCTGCGCGTGCGCTCCGGCGCGCTCCGCGGGGTGCGTCTCGCTCCCGACGGCGCGCCGGGATTGATCGACGAGCTGCCCCTCGTGGCCATTCTCGCGGCCTTCGCGGAAGGAAAGACCGTCGTGCGGGGCGCGGAAGAGCTCCGGGTCAAGGAATCGGACCGGATCGGCGCGGTCGCCGCCGGCCTTCAAGCGATCGGGGTCGACGTGGATGTGCACCCGGATGGCTGGACGATCCATGGAAGGGGAGGGCGCTTCCGCGGCGGCACCGTCGATGCGGCCGGGGACCACCGCATCGCGATGGCATTTCTCGTCGCAGGGCTCGTGGCGCGGGAAGGAGTCACCCTGCTGGGCGCCGAGTCCTCGCGCGTCTCCGATCCGGGATTTCTGAGCCGGCTGCGGAGCCTCGTGCGTTGA
- a CDS encoding rRNA pseudouridine synthase yields the protein MRLNQFLARAGAGSRREADRWIREGRVRVNGAPPSGMGPSIDPERDRVTLDGKLLRWHDDFRYLAYHKPAGVLVSRRSQGGRPTVFELLGGVARGLHAVGRLDLHSEGLLLLTNDGVLAEALLHPRTGLTRVYRIWVVPVPGVPTMRRLREGAIVEGEEVVPSRVLLEGAERGQGKLLVEILEGKKREVRLLARAAGLHVRRLLRVQFGPIRLETLPSGRTRPLTRTEIRALERAARTASHA from the coding sequence GTGCGGCTTAATCAATTTCTCGCCCGCGCCGGGGCGGGGTCCCGGCGCGAGGCGGACCGCTGGATCCGGGAGGGACGCGTCCGCGTGAACGGCGCGCCGCCGTCCGGGATGGGCCCGAGCATCGATCCGGAGCGCGATCGCGTCACCCTCGACGGGAAGCTTCTTCGCTGGCACGACGACTTCCGCTATCTCGCCTATCACAAGCCGGCGGGCGTCCTGGTCAGCCGTCGGAGCCAAGGCGGCCGCCCCACCGTCTTCGAGCTCCTCGGCGGGGTCGCGCGCGGGCTCCACGCGGTGGGCCGGCTCGACCTCCATTCGGAGGGGCTCCTGCTTCTGACGAACGACGGCGTGCTTGCGGAGGCGCTCCTCCATCCCAGGACCGGGCTCACGCGAGTCTATCGAATTTGGGTCGTTCCGGTGCCCGGCGTGCCCACGATGCGCCGCCTTCGCGAGGGGGCGATCGTCGAAGGGGAGGAGGTGGTCCCGAGCCGTGTGCTGCTCGAGGGGGCCGAGCGCGGGCAGGGAAAGCTCCTGGTCGAAATCCTCGAAGGAAAGAAACGCGAGGTGAGGCTGCTCGCGCGCGCCGCCGGCCTCCACGTCCGCCGCCTCCTGCGCGTTCAGTTCGGGCCGATCCGGCTCGAGACCCTCCCTTCGGGCAGAACACGCCCGCTTACCAGGACGGAGATCCGCGCGCTCGAGCGCGCGGCCAGGACGGCGTCCCATGCCTGA
- a CDS encoding segregation/condensation protein A, translated as MTEFRKNDPAAVAARAPGATEEGVASPASLIRVQLPAFEGPLDLLLHLIQREEIEISDIPIARITREYLETLELMRELDLEVAGEFLVMAATLMRIKARMLLPPAIADEEEEDPREGLMRQLLEYRRFKEAARDLEQLESDRRLLFDRGAPSQLEDPQDGELQPVSLYRLLDALKNVLHRQAPPIIHTITAEPISLEEAIAVIRDSLGRRKRALFEEVLSHFLTRLEKITAFLGLLELLKQERITVAQEQLFGPIWIAWREEKPRRRIVVEEG; from the coding sequence ATGACCGAATTCCGGAAAAACGACCCGGCCGCCGTTGCCGCGCGCGCCCCCGGGGCCACGGAGGAGGGCGTCGCGTCGCCCGCGAGCCTGATCCGGGTTCAGCTCCCCGCGTTCGAAGGTCCGCTCGATCTCCTGCTCCATTTGATCCAGCGCGAGGAGATCGAGATCTCCGACATTCCCATCGCCCGCATCACCCGGGAGTATCTGGAGACTCTGGAGCTCATGCGGGAGCTGGATCTCGAGGTCGCCGGGGAGTTCCTCGTCATGGCCGCGACGCTCATGCGCATCAAAGCGCGGATGCTCCTACCGCCGGCGATCGCGGACGAGGAAGAGGAGGATCCGCGCGAAGGTCTCATGCGGCAGCTCTTGGAATATCGGCGCTTCAAGGAAGCGGCGCGTGACCTGGAGCAGCTCGAGAGCGACCGGCGGCTGCTCTTCGATCGGGGCGCGCCGTCGCAGCTCGAGGATCCCCAGGACGGAGAGCTGCAGCCGGTGAGCCTCTACCGGCTCCTGGACGCTCTCAAGAACGTTCTCCACCGGCAGGCCCCCCCGATCATCCACACGATCACGGCGGAGCCGATCAGCCTGGAGGAGGCGATCGCGGTGATTCGCGATTCCCTGGGTCGGAGGAAGCGGGCGTTGTTTGAGGAAGTGCTCTCCCATTTTCTGACGCGCTTGGAGAAGATCACGGCCTTTTTGGGATTGCTCGAGCTCCTGAAACAGGAACGGATCACCGTGGCGCAGGAGCAGCTATTCGGACCGATCTGGATCGCGTGGCGGGAGGAGAAACCCCGTCGACGGATCGTTGTCGAGGAGGGATGA
- a CDS encoding prephenate dehydrogenase/arogenate dehydrogenase family protein translates to MTPRVIAIHGLGLIGGSLGLALRAGNDPPRVLGYDPDPETARLARERGAVDALLPDSGRPDPDTEIVVTAVPPRVAVAIVPSLADAMPRDAVLTDLSSVMLPVLTAVSAKPDRRRRFVGSHPLRGSEQGGIRAARADLYRGAPVLVGAPLDPGSPAEGVGALWASIGARPSAMAPAIHDALVALTSHLPQVVSTALVRTLRRTGNLTGMLAQGAGPGLKDMSRLAGSPADLWFEILTLNAEKLTPALELLEREIRGLRHAIERKDPGLRTLLEEAREFRREIAP, encoded by the coding sequence GTGACGCCGCGGGTCATCGCGATTCACGGGCTTGGGCTGATCGGGGGATCGCTCGGCTTGGCGCTCCGCGCGGGGAACGATCCGCCGCGGGTGCTGGGCTACGACCCCGATCCCGAGACCGCGCGCCTGGCGCGCGAACGCGGGGCGGTGGACGCGCTCTTGCCCGATTCCGGAAGACCGGATCCCGATACAGAGATCGTGGTCACCGCCGTCCCGCCTCGGGTCGCGGTGGCGATCGTGCCGAGCCTGGCGGATGCGATGCCGCGCGACGCGGTCCTCACCGACCTCTCGAGCGTGATGCTTCCCGTGCTGACCGCGGTCTCGGCCAAGCCTGACCGAAGGCGGCGGTTCGTGGGCTCGCACCCTCTGCGGGGCTCGGAGCAGGGGGGGATCCGGGCGGCGCGCGCGGATCTTTACCGGGGAGCGCCGGTCCTCGTCGGGGCGCCGCTCGATCCGGGATCTCCGGCCGAAGGCGTGGGCGCGCTCTGGGCTTCGATCGGAGCGCGCCCGTCCGCGATGGCCCCGGCGATCCACGACGCGCTCGTCGCGCTCACGAGCCACCTCCCCCAAGTGGTCTCGACGGCGCTCGTGAGGACGCTCCGCCGGACGGGGAACCTGACCGGCATGCTCGCCCAGGGCGCGGGTCCGGGGCTCAAGGACATGTCCAGACTCGCCGGGTCTCCGGCCGATCTCTGGTTCGAGATCCTCACCTTGAACGCGGAGAAGCTCACGCCCGCCCTCGAGCTTCTCGAGCGGGAGATTCGTGGATTGCGGCACGCCATCGAGCGCAAGGACCCCGGGCTCCGGACGCTCCTCGAGGAGGCGCGCGAGTTTCGCAGGGAGATCGCTCCGTGA
- the scpB gene encoding SMC-Scp complex subunit ScpB, whose protein sequence is MTDMPTAKQILEAVLFASDVPVGLQVLTEVLGDRSVQEVRALLAEMAEAYERGERGIILHEIAGGFQILSRKECSPWVERMLRSRRKIRLSKPALESLAIVAYRQPITKVEIDSIRGVDTAGVLHTLLERNLVTIKGRSKGVGRPLLYTTTPEFLSYMGINDLSDLPELKEVAPLLEEREQQPEQGEAVSAGAATTEEQATKSEVEV, encoded by the coding sequence ATGACCGACATGCCGACCGCGAAACAAATCCTCGAGGCCGTGCTCTTCGCGAGCGACGTGCCCGTCGGGCTCCAGGTCTTGACCGAGGTGCTCGGGGACCGGAGCGTCCAGGAAGTCCGGGCGCTCCTCGCGGAAATGGCCGAGGCCTACGAACGCGGGGAACGCGGAATCATCCTCCATGAGATCGCGGGCGGGTTCCAGATTCTCTCGCGGAAGGAGTGCTCCCCCTGGGTCGAGCGGATGCTCCGCTCCAGGCGAAAGATCCGGTTGAGCAAGCCGGCTCTGGAGTCGCTCGCGATCGTCGCCTACCGCCAGCCGATCACCAAAGTGGAGATCGACTCGATACGCGGGGTGGATACCGCCGGGGTGCTTCACACGCTTCTCGAGCGGAATCTCGTCACGATCAAAGGCCGTTCGAAAGGGGTCGGACGGCCGCTGCTTTACACCACGACGCCGGAGTTTCTCTCCTACATGGGGATCAACGACCTCTCGGACCTTCCCGAGCTGAAGGAGGTCGCCCCGCTGCTCGAGGAGCGCGAACAGCAGCCCGAGCAGGGGGAGGCGGTTTCAGCCGGAGCGGCCACGACGGAGGAGCAGGCGACGAAATCCGAGGTCGAGGTGTGA
- a CDS encoding histidinol-phosphate transaminase, whose amino-acid sequence MSIRAMEPVRPEVRSLEPYVPGKPVEELERELHISGAIKLASNENPLGPSPLAIEAMAEAIRGVNRYPDGSSYYLREALSEFWGIPIEQIAVGSGSNDLIDVLCRIHLGPGDEAVMSDPAFVMFAIAVRVAGGKLVRVPGRELFHDPDAMLAAVNERTRLVYFSNPDNPTGTMVPRRALDRYFDRVPDHVLTILDEAYFEYVTDPEYPNGLDYLRKGKRVAVLRTFSKIYALAGLRVGYGFFSPELTSLVHRVRLPFNATSVGQAAARASLRDRAQVERSRAVNEAGKKLLFSELPGLGLTLTPTWANFVLARFPGSAVEAARKLERLGIIVRPVTSFGLPPEYARISAGTRAELERLLDGLRRIL is encoded by the coding sequence ATGTCGATCCGCGCGATGGAACCGGTCCGGCCTGAAGTTCGCTCCCTTGAGCCCTACGTCCCCGGCAAGCCCGTCGAGGAGCTGGAGCGCGAGCTCCATATCTCCGGCGCCATCAAGCTCGCCTCAAACGAAAATCCGCTCGGCCCCTCGCCGCTCGCGATCGAAGCGATGGCCGAGGCGATCCGCGGCGTGAACCGCTACCCGGACGGCAGCTCCTATTACCTGCGAGAGGCGCTCTCCGAATTCTGGGGCATCCCCATCGAACAGATCGCGGTCGGATCGGGCTCGAACGATCTCATCGACGTCCTCTGCCGCATTCATCTCGGCCCGGGGGACGAGGCCGTGATGTCGGACCCCGCGTTCGTCATGTTCGCGATCGCCGTCCGCGTGGCCGGGGGAAAGCTCGTCCGCGTGCCGGGGCGCGAGCTCTTCCACGACCCGGACGCCATGCTCGCCGCGGTCAACGAGCGCACGAGGCTCGTCTATTTCTCCAACCCCGACAACCCGACGGGCACGATGGTTCCCCGGCGCGCCCTCGACCGCTATTTCGATCGAGTGCCGGATCACGTTCTCACGATTCTGGACGAAGCGTACTTCGAATACGTCACCGATCCCGAGTATCCGAACGGGCTGGATTACTTGCGGAAGGGGAAGCGGGTCGCGGTGCTCCGGACGTTTTCGAAGATCTATGCGCTCGCGGGACTTCGGGTCGGATACGGCTTTTTTTCTCCGGAGCTGACGTCGCTCGTCCACCGGGTGAGGCTTCCCTTCAACGCGACGAGCGTCGGCCAGGCCGCCGCGCGCGCCAGCTTGCGGGACAGGGCCCAGGTGGAGCGCAGCCGCGCGGTGAACGAGGCGGGGAAGAAGCTCCTCTTCTCGGAGCTTCCCGGGCTCGGCCTCACGCTCACGCCGACGTGGGCGAATTTCGTCCTCGCCCGCTTCCCCGGCTCCGCCGTCGAGGCCGCGCGCAAGCTCGAGCGCCTGGGGATCATCGTCCGCCCCGTGACTTCGTTCGGGCTCCCGCCCGAGTACGCGCGGATCAGCGCCGGGACCCGGGCCGAGCTGGAGAGGCTCCTCGACGGACTGCGCCGGATCCTGTGA